In Deinococcus psychrotolerans, the genomic window GTGCGTGCCCTGCGCAGTCTGGTGGAGGGGCGCTACAAGACCGACCGGGGGCGGGTGGGCTATTTGGGAATCAGTTTGGGCGGCTGCGTCGCCATCAAAGCGGCTTCAAGCACAACAGGGGTGCGGGCGGTGGTCACGCTGCTCTCGCCTACCGATTTTGCCGAGCAGTTGAAGTTGCTCAGCTACCGCCCAGACGTGGCCCAGCGCTGGGAAGCGCTGCTCGGCGGCTCGGCGGAGCAAGTCGGCCACGCTTATGAAGCCCGCCGACCCCTGGAAGCGCTTAAGCAACTCAGAGCGCCGCTCTTGACCGTGGCCGCAGACCGAGATCAGCTCATTCCGCTGCGGCAAAGCTGCTCGGTGCTGGACATTCGCCGCCAGATGGGACTCAAGGTGTCGGTGGTGCGCCAAACCAAAGACGGCGGCCCCGCCGACCTCACCGCGCAGGTGCGCCAACTCTGCACGGCCGAAGCCGCAGTCAGTCAGCTTCCCGCCCTCAAGGGCCAAGACGTACTGCTGATCTACGAAAACTTGGATCACCTCAGTACGCCCGCCATGTGGAAAGCGGCGGAAGCGTACTTGGCGGCCAACCTCGATTAGCCCGCTCTTCTTCGGCTAAAAGCGCTGCTCCTCGATTTGTACGGCGGCGACTTCGGGGCTGAGTTGCTTGGCGTCGGGCTGCTTGGTGTTGGGTTGTTGAGCGCCGGACTGCTGAACGCCGGATGATGGGGTATCGGACTGCCCCCCCTTACTCAGTTCAACCGCGCTGGGCCGCTGCGACTTGCTGACAGTACCTTCGCCGATCTGGTAACTCGCCAGACCCGCCGTGTCCGGCAGCAAATGGGCGTTGGCGGCCTGCGCGAAGGCCTGCGACACGGCGCGGTACTGCGACATGAACTGGGCGTACTCGGTATGGGCCGAGCTGAGACGGCCACTCAAGTCGGCGTGGCGGGCGCTGAATTCGCGCTCCAGCGCTGCCGAGCGCTCGCGGGCGCGGTTTTCCAGCTCGTGCTCTTGGGCTTGGTACAGCGATTCGAGTTGAGCGCGGCGCACGCTGAAGGTGCTTTCGAGTTCGCGCAGGCGGCTTTCGTGACGCTCCAAGGCTTCTTGCTCGCGGTTTTTGGCGACTTCCAGCAGCAGAGCCGAGCGGTGTTCGGCCTTCTGAACCGTCAGCATGGCTTCTTGGCGCGACTGCTCCTTGAGTTCGTGGCCGATGCGTTCAGCGGCCACCACCGTGCGGCGCAGTTCGTCTTCGGCCGCTTTGTAATCGTGAATCTGGCGCTGCAGTTCGCTCAGGCGCTGTTCGAGGGCGGCCCGCTCGCGCAAATCGGCTTCCAGCGACTGCGCCACTTCCGAGAGGTAAGCCTGCACGTCGGCTTTGCGGTAGCCGCGCCATCCCGAGCTGAATTCTTGGTGCTGCACGTCCAGCGGCATAATTTGGCCGCGCCGACTCGAACTCGGTGACGGCAAAAGCTGGGGTTCTGCGGCTCCTGCCAGAATGGTTTTG contains:
- a CDS encoding DivIVA domain-containing protein, with translation MSDFFKGGGDPEAGQPIKTILAGAAEPQLLPSPSSSRRGQIMPLDVQHQEFSSGWRGYRKADVQAYLSEVAQSLEADLRERAALEQRLSELQRQIHDYKAAEDELRRTVVAAERIGHELKEQSRQEAMLTVQKAEHRSALLLEVAKNREQEALERHESRLRELESTFSVRRAQLESLYQAQEHELENRARERSAALEREFSARHADLSGRLSSAHTEYAQFMSQYRAVSQAFAQAANAHLLPDTAGLASYQIGEGTVSKSQRPSAVELSKGGQSDTPSSGVQQSGAQQPNTKQPDAKQLSPEVAAVQIEEQRF
- a CDS encoding alpha/beta hydrolase family protein, which encodes MEWLLLACLLLPGAARPSKQMLSPPPKPPTAAAPLTEALTYPVDGLIIKGFVCRPDKKLGRPLLNLVHGGLDTPVDLTLCRRLARLGYVVAASALRGQGGSQGKVEICGGEVSDVRALRSLVEGRYKTDRGRVGYLGISLGGCVAIKAASSTTGVRAVVTLLSPTDFAEQLKLLSYRPDVAQRWEALLGGSAEQVGHAYEARRPLEALKQLRAPLLTVAADRDQLIPLRQSCSVLDIRRQMGLKVSVVRQTKDGGPADLTAQVRQLCTAEAAVSQLPALKGQDVLLIYENLDHLSTPAMWKAAEAYLAANLD